Proteins from a single region of Nerophis ophidion isolate RoL-2023_Sa linkage group LG10, RoL_Noph_v1.0, whole genome shotgun sequence:
- the zgc:194209 gene encoding adipocyte plasma membrane-associated protein isoform X1, with amino-acid sequence MNVWLEPAIFYFEKPRRMFPFQRMSSLPFINVCSFGSRRPLKTMWGQRWLSVALLAVAAGLYLLPSPIDPKPHVLKGPPPPLDGPLAANTRLQEGRRLFEGKLYGPESFTADEGGNVYTGTVDGKLWRIGADDSLTFITQMGQNLPECGSSTAYEPVCGRPHGLRLDRHGNLIVADSYLGLHSVDPHTGEKTVLVSNSEGAAGVPFAFLNGLDISSQTGMVYFTDSSSRWGRRHVKLEVIELNNLGRLLSYDPHTGEVSVLLDSLYMPNGIALSPDENFLLLAETSIGRILRFWLKGTKAGTKEVVMDNMVGYPDNIRLSDHGTFLVGITTPRFRKWTPPFLDMIAPYPAVKRFLAKVVPLSFYNVLLPRYALVLELDLDGRLVASLHDPEGRLTWAISDVFQNRGRTYLGNTDLPFLPVVHGAWDS; translated from the exons ATGAACGTATGGTTGGAACCGGCAAT cttttactttgaaaaaccaagacGGATGTTCCCTTTTCAACGAATGTCTTCACTTCCCTTCATTAATGTTTGCTCATTCGGTTCCAGACGACCACTTAAAACCAT GTGGGGTCAAAGGTGGCTGTCGGTGGCCCTGCTGGCCGTGGCCGCTGGACTTTACCTCCTGCCTTCCCCCATCGACCCCAAGCCTCACGT GCTGAAAGGGCCTCCGCCGCCGCTCGACGGTCCGCTCGCTGCCAACACTCGCCTGCAGGAAGGCCGCAGACTCTTTGAGGGGAAACTCTACGGTCCAGAATCTTTCACTGCCGATGAGGGGG GGAACGTCTACACGGGGACGGTGGATGGGAAGCTGTGGAGGATCGGTGCTGATGACAGCCTCACCTTCATCACCCAAATGGGCCAGAACCTACCAGAATGTG GAAGCAGCACGGCCTACGAGCCGGTGTGTGGTCGTCCTCACGGCTTGCGTCTGGATCGCCATGGTAACCTCATCGTGGCCGACTCCTACTTGGGACTGCACAGCGTTGACCCGCATACCGGAGAGAAGACGGTGTTGGTGTCCAACTCAGAGG gcGCTGCTGGTGTTCCTTTCGCCTTCCTAAACGGCCTGGACATCTCCTCCCAGACGGGGATGGTTTATTTCACCGACTCTTCCAGTCGCTGGGGGAGGAGACATGTCAAGCTGGAG GTCATCGAGCTGAACAACCTCGGCCGTCTTCTCTCCTACGATCCTCACACTGGAGAAGTGAGCGTCCTGCTGGATTCTCTCTACATGCCCAACGGCATCGCGCTCTCGCCCGACGAGAACTTCCTGCTCCTGGCCGAGACCAGCATCGGCCGCATCCTGCg GTTCTGGCTAAAAGGCACTAAGGCAGGCACCAAGGAGGTGGTCATGGACAACATGGTGGGTTACCCTGACAACATTCGCCTCAGCGACCACGGAACATTCCTGGTCGGCATAACAACGCCGCGCTTCCGCAAGTGGACGCCTCCCTTCCTGGACATGATCGCACCCTACCCGGCTGTCAAACGCTTCCTGGCTAAG GTAGTTCCTCTGAGCTTCTACAACGTGCTGCTGCCGCGCTACGCTTTGGTTCTGGAGCTGGACTTGGACGGCCGGCTGGTGGCTTCCCTGCACGATCCGGAAGGCCGACTGACGTGGGCCATCAGTGACGTGTTCCAGAACCGAGGGCGGACCTACCTGGGCAACACCGACCTGCCCTTCCTGCCCGTGGTCCACGGCGCGTGGGACAGCTGA
- the zgc:194209 gene encoding adipocyte plasma membrane-associated protein isoform X2, giving the protein MFPFQRMSSLPFINVCSFGSRRPLKTMWGQRWLSVALLAVAAGLYLLPSPIDPKPHVLKGPPPPLDGPLAANTRLQEGRRLFEGKLYGPESFTADEGGNVYTGTVDGKLWRIGADDSLTFITQMGQNLPECGSSTAYEPVCGRPHGLRLDRHGNLIVADSYLGLHSVDPHTGEKTVLVSNSEGAAGVPFAFLNGLDISSQTGMVYFTDSSSRWGRRHVKLEVIELNNLGRLLSYDPHTGEVSVLLDSLYMPNGIALSPDENFLLLAETSIGRILRFWLKGTKAGTKEVVMDNMVGYPDNIRLSDHGTFLVGITTPRFRKWTPPFLDMIAPYPAVKRFLAKVVPLSFYNVLLPRYALVLELDLDGRLVASLHDPEGRLTWAISDVFQNRGRTYLGNTDLPFLPVVHGAWDS; this is encoded by the exons ATGTTCCCTTTTCAACGAATGTCTTCACTTCCCTTCATTAATGTTTGCTCATTCGGTTCCAGACGACCACTTAAAACCAT GTGGGGTCAAAGGTGGCTGTCGGTGGCCCTGCTGGCCGTGGCCGCTGGACTTTACCTCCTGCCTTCCCCCATCGACCCCAAGCCTCACGT GCTGAAAGGGCCTCCGCCGCCGCTCGACGGTCCGCTCGCTGCCAACACTCGCCTGCAGGAAGGCCGCAGACTCTTTGAGGGGAAACTCTACGGTCCAGAATCTTTCACTGCCGATGAGGGGG GGAACGTCTACACGGGGACGGTGGATGGGAAGCTGTGGAGGATCGGTGCTGATGACAGCCTCACCTTCATCACCCAAATGGGCCAGAACCTACCAGAATGTG GAAGCAGCACGGCCTACGAGCCGGTGTGTGGTCGTCCTCACGGCTTGCGTCTGGATCGCCATGGTAACCTCATCGTGGCCGACTCCTACTTGGGACTGCACAGCGTTGACCCGCATACCGGAGAGAAGACGGTGTTGGTGTCCAACTCAGAGG gcGCTGCTGGTGTTCCTTTCGCCTTCCTAAACGGCCTGGACATCTCCTCCCAGACGGGGATGGTTTATTTCACCGACTCTTCCAGTCGCTGGGGGAGGAGACATGTCAAGCTGGAG GTCATCGAGCTGAACAACCTCGGCCGTCTTCTCTCCTACGATCCTCACACTGGAGAAGTGAGCGTCCTGCTGGATTCTCTCTACATGCCCAACGGCATCGCGCTCTCGCCCGACGAGAACTTCCTGCTCCTGGCCGAGACCAGCATCGGCCGCATCCTGCg GTTCTGGCTAAAAGGCACTAAGGCAGGCACCAAGGAGGTGGTCATGGACAACATGGTGGGTTACCCTGACAACATTCGCCTCAGCGACCACGGAACATTCCTGGTCGGCATAACAACGCCGCGCTTCCGCAAGTGGACGCCTCCCTTCCTGGACATGATCGCACCCTACCCGGCTGTCAAACGCTTCCTGGCTAAG GTAGTTCCTCTGAGCTTCTACAACGTGCTGCTGCCGCGCTACGCTTTGGTTCTGGAGCTGGACTTGGACGGCCGGCTGGTGGCTTCCCTGCACGATCCGGAAGGCCGACTGACGTGGGCCATCAGTGACGTGTTCCAGAACCGAGGGCGGACCTACCTGGGCAACACCGACCTGCCCTTCCTGCCCGTGGTCCACGGCGCGTGGGACAGCTGA